The following coding sequences are from one Anolis sagrei isolate rAnoSag1 chromosome 6, rAnoSag1.mat, whole genome shotgun sequence window:
- the LOC132779254 gene encoding olfactory receptor 11H6-like produces the protein MENANGTTLKEFVLLGFGLDPSKQYIILIFFVLLYVLTLVENVTIITVVLLDAQLSQLPMYILLSNFSWMEICYVTTTVPRMLFDLTSSHGIISLQACLTQFYVLFSLGTTEFFFLSAMALDRYLAICHPLHYTQIMTPNSCYALVAACWFLGFLGYIVPVTLISTLSFCGPNIIDHFLCDPGPILSLACPPVGNIPLLCQIVINTLFLANVVFVVISYGIVIFTLMKSSNQGSRKKAFSTISMHLLVVTLFYGSVGGMYLIPSGENQSEFTKAITLFYTTITPFVNPLIYCLRNGQVKEALRRIIRRIFVKATVEKRHRSER, from the coding sequence ATGGAGAATGCTAATGGGACCACACTTAAGGAATTTGTTTTACTTGGATTTGGATTGGATCCCTCGAAGCAGTATATAATCCTCATCTTTTTTGTACTTCTCTATGTGCTCACTTTAGTGGAAAATGTTACCATTATCACAGTGGTGCTTCTAGATGCTCAGTTGTCCCAACTTCCCATGTACATCCTGCTGAGTAATTTCTCATGGATGGAGATATGCTACGTGACCACCACTGTGCCCCGGATGCTCTTTGACTTGACTTCTTCTCATGGCATCATCTCCCTCCAGGCTTGCTTAACCCAGTTCTATGTGCTATTTTCTCTTGGAACAACAGAATTCTTCTTCCTCTCAGCCATGGCTTTGGATCGGTACCTGGCCATCTGCCACCCATTGCATTACACCCAAATTATGACTCCGAATTCTTGCTATGCTCTGGTGGCAGCTTGTTGGTTCCTTGGCTTTCTGGGATACATTGTCCCAGTGACTTTGATCTCAACGTTGTCCTTCTGTGGACCGAACATCATTGACCATTTTCTGTGTGATCCTGGACCAATCCTGTCCTTGGCTTGTCCTCCAGTTGGCAACAttcctcttctctgccaaatagtcaTAAACACTCTGTTTTTAGCCAATGTCgtgtttgttgttatttcataTGGCATTGTAATTTTCACTCTGATGAAATCATCCAACCAAGGGAGTCGTAAGAAAGCCTTCTCCACCATATCTATGCATCTGTTGGTGGTGACCCTTTTCTATGGCTCGGTTGGGGGGATGTATTTAATTCCAAGTGGAGAGAACCAGTCTGAGTTCACCAAAGCGATAACTCTTTTCTATACAACCATCACACCTTTTGTCAATCCCTTGATCTACTGTCTGAGGAATGGTCAAGTGAAAGAGGCACTAAGGAGAATTATAAGACGGATATTTGTGAAAGCCACAGTTGAAAAAAGGCACAGATCAGAGAGGTAG
- the LOC132779257 gene encoding olfactory receptor 11G2-like — MYILLGNFSGLEMCYVTTTVPRMLSDLVSLQPSIISFQGCFLQFYFFFSMGTTESFLLAAMALDRYLAISHPLRYPILMSPRFCVNLAASCWVSGFIWFLVPIVLISQLRFCGSNLLDHFICDPGPLLSASCSPAPRIELAFYSLSSIAIFGPFLFIVGSYTAVLRAVMRLSSTVKRKKAFSTCTSHLAMVSLFYGSIMVTYVAPEASGGSNKVVTLFYSVVTPLLNPLIYSLRNKEMKDALRRTILGGN, encoded by the coding sequence ATGTACATCCTCCTGGGCAACTTTTCAGGGCTGGAGATGTGCTACGTAACCACCACGGTGCCCCGGATGCTGTCAGATCTAGTGTCCCTGCAGCCAAGCATCATCTCCTTCCAAGGCTGCTTCCTCCAATTCTACTTCTTCTTTTCTATGGGGACCACCGAGAGCTTCCTCCTTGCTGCAATGGCCTTGGATCGCTACTTGGCCATCTCCCACCCATTGCGTTATCCCATCCTTATGTCACCACGCTTTTGTGTCAATTTGGCAGCATCCTGCTGGGTCTCTGGGTTCATTTGGTTCTTGGTGCCCATTGTGTTGATTTCCCAGCTCCGTTTCTGTGGCTCCAATCTCCTCGACCATTTTATCTGCGACCCAGGACCACTGCTGTCTGCGTCCTGCTCTCCAGCTCCCCGCATAGAGTTGGCTTTCTACAGCCTCAGCTCCATTGCTATCTTTGGCCCGTTCCTCTTCATCGTGGGATCCTACACTGCAGTCCTACGGGCAGTGATGAGGTTGTCTTCCACCGTGAAGAGGAAGAAGGCCTTTTCCACCTGCACCTCCCACCTGGCCATGGTGAGCCTTTTCTACGGATCCATCATGGTCACCTACGTCGCCCCCGAAGCTTctggaggcagcaacaaagtggTGACCCTCTTCTattcagtggtgacccctctgctCAACCCACTCATCTACAGCCTGAGGAACAAGGAGATGAAGGATGCTCTAAGGAGGACAATATTGGGGGGAAATTAG
- the TTC5 gene encoding LOW QUALITY PROTEIN: tetratricopeptide repeat protein 5 (The sequence of the model RefSeq protein was modified relative to this genomic sequence to represent the inferred CDS: deleted 1 base in 1 codon), giving the protein MSLQRQNLSLKERAGKGGGSGLVIMAEEEEENSQTGQGLQELVDQLYHFRDHYFESHSVEDAGKKQQDVREKMEKTLQQMETMEGLSKGRAQTLMLKGKALNVSPDYNAQAEELLSKAVKLDPELVEAWNQLGEVYWKKGDISAAHTCFSGALSHCKNKVSLQNLSMILRQLRTNSADDHAQNVMDSVRQAKLAVQMDVRDGRSWYVLGNAYLSLFFNTGQNPKISQQASSAYAQAEKVDPTASCNPDLHLNRATLHKYEENYMEALEGFARAAALDPAWSEPRQREQQLLDFLSRLTSLLENKGKVKGKKLQSMLGNLRPSQLGPCGDGHYQGSSGQKVKLEQRPLSALRPGANSGTVVLGKVLFSLTTEEKVPFTFGLTDSFEGPCFAVTVYNMAQSWGVLIGDSVAIPEPYLRHHHIQHQGKSFDFSGIRVETPLLLVVNGKVQGAQSQAAATVAYQAQSE; this is encoded by the exons GAACTGGTTGACCAGCTGTACCATTTTAGAGACCATTACTTTGAGAGCCACAGTGTAGAAGATGCTGGGAAAAAACAACAGGATGTCCGAGAGAAGATGGAAAAGACTCTTCAGCAAATGGAAACAATGGAAG GCCTCTCTAAGGGTCGAGCTCAGACCCTGATGCTGAAGGGGAAAGCTTTGAATGTGTCTCCAGATTACAATGCCCAGGCCGAAGAGCTGCTTTCCAAAGCCGTCAAGCTAGACCCAGAACTGGTGGAAGCCTGGAATCAGCTGGGGGAGGTTTATTGGAAAAAGGGTGACATCTCTGCCGCCCATACATGCTTTTCTGGAGCTCTCAGTCAT TGCAAGAACAAGGTCTCGCTGCAGAATCTTTCTATGATCCTCCGGCAGCTGCGCACAAACTCTGCCGATGATCATGCTCAAAACGTGATGGATAGCGTGCGGCAGGCTAAACTGGCCGTGCAGATGGATGTGCGCGATGGCCGCTCCTGGT ATGTTCTGGGCAACGCCTACCTCTCCTTGTTCTTCAATACTGGGCAGAACCCCAAGATCTCCCAGCAAGCGTCGAGTGCCTATGCCCAAGCA GAGAAAGTGGACCCTACTGCATCTTGCAATCCTGATCTACACCTGAATCGAGCCACG CTGCATAAATATGAAGAAAACTACATGGAAGCGCTGGAGGGTTTCGCACGGGCCGCAGCTCTTGACCCGGCTTGGTCCGAACCACGGCAAAGAGAGCAGCAGCTCCTAGATTTCCTAAGCAGGCTAACGAGCCTCCTGGAAAATAAG GGAAAGGTAAAAGGCAAGAAGCTGCAAAGCATGCTGGGAAACCTGCGTCCCTCCCAGCTGGGACCTTGTGGCGATGGCCATTATCAGGGATCCTCGGGTCAGAAGGTGAAATTGGAGCAGCGGCCCCTCAGTGCTTTGCGGCCTGGTGCTAACTCCGGCACGGTTGTGCTGGGAAAGGTGCTCTTCAGCCTGACCACAGAAGAAAAGGTGCCCTT TACGTTTGGCCTGACTGACTCGTTCGAAGGCCCTTGTTTTGCTGTTACTGTTTACAACATGGCACAAAGCTGGGGGGTCCTGATTGGAGACTCTGTGGCCATTCCTGAACCATACCTTCGGCACCATCACATCCAGCATCAAGGCAAG AGTTTCGATTTCTCTGGCATCCGGGTGGAAACCCCTTTGCTGCTGGTGGTGAATGGCAAGGTGCAAGGAGCCCAGAGCCAGGCCGCTGCCACTGTGGCCTACCAGGCACAGAGCGAATGA